The following are encoded together in the Euwallacea fornicatus isolate EFF26 chromosome 11, ASM4011564v1, whole genome shotgun sequence genome:
- the LOC136341966 gene encoding probable multidrug resistance-associated protein lethal(2)03659 isoform X4 codes for MWIGILHLFAVGYVMYDRVGSAVFPPLVAIALILPLQILCGRMVGKFRLESARKTDERFRFIREVLSSIKAVKMCCWQDYFGALIDIARLLETNKLAIVYYLKALIGWLGAFISNISFSIFLLSISQTETLQADTVCFIQQCLFILRTPITTAIPMGVCNSADLWAAFERIQEFLDAEEVVPRLQPSDLPPKIFLKNVKVSVGGRDVLRSVSVSLNNGPMVVTGNVGSGKSVLIKAILGEYPVKGGVLEVSGSISYAPQVPWFFPGTIRQNIIFGESYDCHRYQQVLKVCALTHDINRLDFTDETIVGDNGINLSKGLQAKVSLARAIYKESDIYLLDDCMSSLDNDISDYILRHCLKIFLRDKICLFVTNSIPMGSRIANDHAVLIEDGKTLTLEEQFGGLDKRITYFIDDEIVNLTEKKTRHLVFQEGIINEDEEAMEEEDEKLLLKVCSGNSEDVYTENKESGGVTWFNYATYFRLMGGSVMALYLLLVAAAAQTALTYSDKIVTVWVNVEVKIPNDTDEQHDTSDRNYYLRLYTFLIVVAMVVSIVRSYSTLYSCLKAARILHSHLIKAILKASMTFFETHHIGNIINRSGRDFYVLDEQIPFLVLDILRLTFSFISVLILVTSVNWVLLLPAALLIGLLYRSQRFYLPAGRSLRRLEASTRSSIMGHLNSTMEGLVVIRSAQQKSKILREFDHHQDLYTSAYFTSQTTLRFFALSVDVIGIVFVAGILLMFLSFHNGETAADIGLALSQAIALSVIIQYGIKQAAELETVMTSVERVLEYVLAKSETPNEDQAPPGWPSKGQIALTNLSLTYNNGINTLKDISLQFDAGSKIGIVGRTASGKSSLISALFRLYDFEGRITIDDEDVACVNLHELRSSLTIVPQDPVIFSGSIRKNLDPFNEHRNDETIWRALDKVYLKSFITSLDDSSALIASTGQRQQLCLARALLRNNKIIIFDQATAGLDHETDLVLQKSLRDSFRDCTVLVVAHKLHSVMWCDKVLTLRDGRVREFGAPQALVRNKGNVLRRMVREDNSEMLGHVCR; via the exons tcTAGAAACTAATAAACTGGCGATAGTCTACTACCTGAAAGCTCTTATAGGCTGGCTCGGAGCTTTTATCAGCAACATCTCTTTCTCTATATTCCTGCTAAGCATCTCTCAAACCGAAACCCTGCAGGCTGATACGGTCTGCTTCATACAGCAATGTCTCTTCATTCTCAGAACACCCATCACCACCGCTATCCCCATGGGGGTGTGCAACAGCGCAGATCTGTGGGCAGCATTCGAGCGAATTCAAGAGTTCCTAGACGCAGAAGAAGTAGTTCCAAGGCTACAACCCTCCGATTTGCcccctaaaatatttctaaaaaatgtcaaagtgtCTGTGGGGGGCAGAGACGTTTTGAGATCGGTGTCGGTGTCCTTAAATAATGGGCCGATGGTGGTTACGGGAAATGTAGGCAGCGGCAAAAGCGTTTTGATCAAGGCAATTCTCGGAGAATACCCAGTGAAGGGAGGAGTTTTGGAGGTTTCGGGCAGCATTTCCTATGCCCCTCAAGTGCCTTGGTTCTTTCCTGGAACTATTAgacaaaacataatttttgggGAGAGTTATGATTGTCATAGATATCAGCAAGTGCTGAAAGTTTGCGCTTTGACCCATGATATTAATCGGCTAGACTTCACTGATGAAACCATCGTTGGTGATAATGGTATTAACCTTAGTAAAGGCCTTCAGGCTAAAGTGTCTTTGGCAAGAGCCATCTACAAAGAAAGCGATATTTATCTCCTAGATGACTGCATGTCTTCTCTGGACAACGACATCAGCGACTACATCCTCAGACACTGCCTCAAAATCTTCTTGAGGGACAAAATCTGCTTGTTCGTCACCAACAGTATTCCCATGGGGAGTCGCATCGCTAATGATCATGCAGTTCTCATTGAAGATGGCAAGACTTTAACTTTAGAGGAGCAATTCGGCGGCCTGGACAAGAGAATCACCTACTTCATCGATGACGAAATCGTTAACTTGACCGAGAAGAAGACCAGACACTTGGTTTTTCAGGAGGGCATCATTAATGAGGATGAGGAAGCTATGGAGGAAGAGGATGAAAAATTGCTCTTGAAGGTTTGCAGCGGCAATAGTGAGGATGTGTACACAGAGAATAAGGAAAGTGGTGGTGTTACTTGGTTTAACTATGCCACCTACTTTAGACTCATGGGTGGCAGTGTGATGGCGCTTTATCTGCTGTTGGTTGCTGCTGCTGCTCAGACAGCTTTGACCTACTCTGACAAGATAGTAACCGTGTG GGTCAACGTAGaagttaaaattccaaatgaCACCGATGAACAGCACGACACCTCTGACAGGAATTACTACCTCAGATTGTACACATTTCTCATAGTGGTAGCCATGGTTGTTTCCATTGTGAGGTCATATTCCACACTTTATTCCTGTTTGAAAGCTGCTAGGATTCTTCACAGCCATCTCATTAAGGCCATTCTGAAAGCCTCGATGACCTTCTTCGAAACTCACCACATAGGCAACATCATCAATAGATCGGGCAGGGATTTCTACGTGTTAGACGAGCAAATACCTTTTTTAGTCCTCGACATTTTGAGA CTGACATTCAGCTTCATCAGCGTGCTGATTCTGGTAACATCGGTCAACTGGGTGCTGCTCCTCCCAGCAGCATTGCTCATAGGTTTGCTATATCGGTCGCAGCGCTTTTACCTCCCTGCAGGACGAAGCCTACGCAGGCTTGAGGCCTCTACTAGAAGCTCCATAATGGGGCACCTTAATTCCACCATGGAAGGCTTGGTCGTGATCCGCAGTGCCCAACAAAAGTCCAAAATTCTTAGGGAGTTTGACCATCATCAGGACCTCTACACGTCAGCCTACTTCACGAGCCAAACCACGTTGAGGTTCTTCGCTCTGAGTGTGGATGTGATTGGGATAGTTTTTGTGGCAGGAATTTTGCTGATGTTCTTGTCGTTTCATAATG GTGAAACTGCAGCCGATATAGGATTGGCCCTCTCCCAAGCCATAGCTTTATCTGTAATAATTCAGTATGGAATTAAACAAGCGGCCGAACTAGAAACGGTAATGACTTCAGTGGAGAGAGTCTTGGAGTATGTTTTAGCAAAGTCAGAAACCCCGAATGAGGACCAAGCCCCTCCGGGTTGGCCTTCAAAAGGCCAGATAGCCTTGACCAATTTGTCGCTGACTTACAACAACGGCATCAACACTTTGAAAGATATTTCTTTGCAGTTCGATGCGGGTTCTAAAATAGGAATTGTGGGGCGCACTGCCTCTGGCAAATCCTCCTTGATCTCGGCTCTATTCCGGCTCTACGACTTCGAAGGAAGAATCACTATAGACGATGAGGATGTCGCGTGTGTGAACCTTCACGAGTTAAGAAGTAGTCTCACCATCGTTCCGCAGGACCCTGTGATTTTCTCGGGTTCCATACGCAAGAACCTAGATCCGTTTAATGAACACCGCAATGACGAGACCATTTGGAGAGCTCTGgataaagtttatttaaaatcttttataaCAAGCCTAGACGACTCCAGCGCTTTAATAGCGAGTACCGGCCAAAGACAGCAGCTCTGCTTGGCCAGGGCCCTTCTTCGAAACAACAAAATCATCATCTTTGATCAAGCGACTGCGGGTCTGGATCACGAGACCGATCTGGTTCTTCAGAAAAGTTTGAGGGATAGTTTCCGGGATTGTACGGTTCTCGTGGTGGCTCACAAGTTGCATTCAGTGATGTGGTGCGATAAAGTGCTCACCCTGAGGGATGGACGAGTGAGGGAGTTCGGTGCTCCGCAGGCTTTGGTGAGAAACAAAGGCAACGTCCTAAGGAGAATGGTCCGGGAGGACAACTCCGAGATGCTCGGCCATGTTTGTAGATAA
- the LOC136341966 gene encoding probable multidrug resistance-associated protein lethal(2)03659 isoform X5 has translation MVGKFRLESARKTDERFRFIREVLSSIKAVKMCCWQDYFGALIDIARLLETNKLAIVYYLKALIGWLGAFISNISFSIFLLSISQTETLQADTVCFIQQCLFILRTPITTAIPMGVCNSADLWAAFERIQEFLDAEEVVPRLQPSDLPPKIFLKNVKVSVGGRDVLRSVSVSLNNGPMVVTGNVGSGKSVLIKAILGEYPVKGGVLEVSGSISYAPQVPWFFPGTIRQNIIFGESYDCHRYQQVLKVCALTHDINRLDFTDETIVGDNGINLSKGLQAKVSLARAIYKESDIYLLDDCMSSLDNDISDYILRHCLKIFLRDKICLFVTNSIPMGSRIANDHAVLIEDGKTLTLEEQFGGLDKRITYFIDDEIVNLTEKKTRHLVFQEGIINEDEEAMEEEDEKLLLKVCSGNSEDVYTENKESGGVTWFNYATYFRLMGGSVMALYLLLVAAAAQTALTYSDKIVTVWVNVEVKIPNDTDEQHDTSDRNYYLRLYTFLIVVAMVVSIVRSYSTLYSCLKAARILHSHLIKAILKASMTFFETHHIGNIINRSGRDFYVLDEQIPFLVLDILRLTFSFISVLILVTSVNWVLLLPAALLIGLLYRSQRFYLPAGRSLRRLEASTRSSIMGHLNSTMEGLVVIRSAQQKSKILREFDHHQDLYTSAYFTSQTTLRFFALSVDVIGIVFVAGILLMFLSFHNGETAADIGLALSQAIALSVIIQYGIKQAAELETVMTSVERVLEYVLAKSETPNEDQAPPGWPSKGQIALTNLSLTYNNGINTLKDISLQFDAGSKIGIVGRTASGKSSLISALFRLYDFEGRITIDDEDVACVNLHELRSSLTIVPQDPVIFSGSIRKNLDPFNEHRNDETIWRALDKVYLKSFITSLDDSSALIASTGQRQQLCLARALLRNNKIIIFDQATAGLDHETDLVLQKSLRDSFRDCTVLVVAHKLHSVMWCDKVLTLRDGRVREFGAPQALVRNKGNVLRRMVREDNSEMLGHVCR, from the exons tcTAGAAACTAATAAACTGGCGATAGTCTACTACCTGAAAGCTCTTATAGGCTGGCTCGGAGCTTTTATCAGCAACATCTCTTTCTCTATATTCCTGCTAAGCATCTCTCAAACCGAAACCCTGCAGGCTGATACGGTCTGCTTCATACAGCAATGTCTCTTCATTCTCAGAACACCCATCACCACCGCTATCCCCATGGGGGTGTGCAACAGCGCAGATCTGTGGGCAGCATTCGAGCGAATTCAAGAGTTCCTAGACGCAGAAGAAGTAGTTCCAAGGCTACAACCCTCCGATTTGCcccctaaaatatttctaaaaaatgtcaaagtgtCTGTGGGGGGCAGAGACGTTTTGAGATCGGTGTCGGTGTCCTTAAATAATGGGCCGATGGTGGTTACGGGAAATGTAGGCAGCGGCAAAAGCGTTTTGATCAAGGCAATTCTCGGAGAATACCCAGTGAAGGGAGGAGTTTTGGAGGTTTCGGGCAGCATTTCCTATGCCCCTCAAGTGCCTTGGTTCTTTCCTGGAACTATTAgacaaaacataatttttgggGAGAGTTATGATTGTCATAGATATCAGCAAGTGCTGAAAGTTTGCGCTTTGACCCATGATATTAATCGGCTAGACTTCACTGATGAAACCATCGTTGGTGATAATGGTATTAACCTTAGTAAAGGCCTTCAGGCTAAAGTGTCTTTGGCAAGAGCCATCTACAAAGAAAGCGATATTTATCTCCTAGATGACTGCATGTCTTCTCTGGACAACGACATCAGCGACTACATCCTCAGACACTGCCTCAAAATCTTCTTGAGGGACAAAATCTGCTTGTTCGTCACCAACAGTATTCCCATGGGGAGTCGCATCGCTAATGATCATGCAGTTCTCATTGAAGATGGCAAGACTTTAACTTTAGAGGAGCAATTCGGCGGCCTGGACAAGAGAATCACCTACTTCATCGATGACGAAATCGTTAACTTGACCGAGAAGAAGACCAGACACTTGGTTTTTCAGGAGGGCATCATTAATGAGGATGAGGAAGCTATGGAGGAAGAGGATGAAAAATTGCTCTTGAAGGTTTGCAGCGGCAATAGTGAGGATGTGTACACAGAGAATAAGGAAAGTGGTGGTGTTACTTGGTTTAACTATGCCACCTACTTTAGACTCATGGGTGGCAGTGTGATGGCGCTTTATCTGCTGTTGGTTGCTGCTGCTGCTCAGACAGCTTTGACCTACTCTGACAAGATAGTAACCGTGTG GGTCAACGTAGaagttaaaattccaaatgaCACCGATGAACAGCACGACACCTCTGACAGGAATTACTACCTCAGATTGTACACATTTCTCATAGTGGTAGCCATGGTTGTTTCCATTGTGAGGTCATATTCCACACTTTATTCCTGTTTGAAAGCTGCTAGGATTCTTCACAGCCATCTCATTAAGGCCATTCTGAAAGCCTCGATGACCTTCTTCGAAACTCACCACATAGGCAACATCATCAATAGATCGGGCAGGGATTTCTACGTGTTAGACGAGCAAATACCTTTTTTAGTCCTCGACATTTTGAGA CTGACATTCAGCTTCATCAGCGTGCTGATTCTGGTAACATCGGTCAACTGGGTGCTGCTCCTCCCAGCAGCATTGCTCATAGGTTTGCTATATCGGTCGCAGCGCTTTTACCTCCCTGCAGGACGAAGCCTACGCAGGCTTGAGGCCTCTACTAGAAGCTCCATAATGGGGCACCTTAATTCCACCATGGAAGGCTTGGTCGTGATCCGCAGTGCCCAACAAAAGTCCAAAATTCTTAGGGAGTTTGACCATCATCAGGACCTCTACACGTCAGCCTACTTCACGAGCCAAACCACGTTGAGGTTCTTCGCTCTGAGTGTGGATGTGATTGGGATAGTTTTTGTGGCAGGAATTTTGCTGATGTTCTTGTCGTTTCATAATG GTGAAACTGCAGCCGATATAGGATTGGCCCTCTCCCAAGCCATAGCTTTATCTGTAATAATTCAGTATGGAATTAAACAAGCGGCCGAACTAGAAACGGTAATGACTTCAGTGGAGAGAGTCTTGGAGTATGTTTTAGCAAAGTCAGAAACCCCGAATGAGGACCAAGCCCCTCCGGGTTGGCCTTCAAAAGGCCAGATAGCCTTGACCAATTTGTCGCTGACTTACAACAACGGCATCAACACTTTGAAAGATATTTCTTTGCAGTTCGATGCGGGTTCTAAAATAGGAATTGTGGGGCGCACTGCCTCTGGCAAATCCTCCTTGATCTCGGCTCTATTCCGGCTCTACGACTTCGAAGGAAGAATCACTATAGACGATGAGGATGTCGCGTGTGTGAACCTTCACGAGTTAAGAAGTAGTCTCACCATCGTTCCGCAGGACCCTGTGATTTTCTCGGGTTCCATACGCAAGAACCTAGATCCGTTTAATGAACACCGCAATGACGAGACCATTTGGAGAGCTCTGgataaagtttatttaaaatcttttataaCAAGCCTAGACGACTCCAGCGCTTTAATAGCGAGTACCGGCCAAAGACAGCAGCTCTGCTTGGCCAGGGCCCTTCTTCGAAACAACAAAATCATCATCTTTGATCAAGCGACTGCGGGTCTGGATCACGAGACCGATCTGGTTCTTCAGAAAAGTTTGAGGGATAGTTTCCGGGATTGTACGGTTCTCGTGGTGGCTCACAAGTTGCATTCAGTGATGTGGTGCGATAAAGTGCTCACCCTGAGGGATGGACGAGTGAGGGAGTTCGGTGCTCCGCAGGCTTTGGTGAGAAACAAAGGCAACGTCCTAAGGAGAATGGTCCGGGAGGACAACTCCGAGATGCTCGGCCATGTTTGTAGATAA